A part of Sander vitreus isolate 19-12246 chromosome 8, sanVit1, whole genome shotgun sequence genomic DNA contains:
- the tcp11l1 gene encoding T-complex protein 11-like protein 1 isoform X1 produces MPKEGDNESKEERTQDAPEETVRKRVRANTPSPHRGNTPQASPSRFVSVEELMETAKGVTNMALAHEIMVNDAFQVKPAELPEGSPVALYSLERKVKEIVHKAFWDCLEAQLKENPPTYEHSIKLLAEIKETLLSFLLPGHGRLRSRIDEVLDLPLIQQQAENGALDISQLSHFIVGMMGSLCAPCRDEDIDKLKQITDIVPLLKAIFSVLDLMKVDMANFALTSIRPHLMQQSVEFERSKFQEFLEKHPNALDYTEKWLEDTVRCLREPGADGSSAATSDPPLLLPVNVHNHAYLRLLRWDHTSDPFPETVLMDQVRFQEMHHEAEQLVLLSSVLLIVYTTTGEAISGLPGLMETLKSTVNVLLADMHTPSFSAQEALATIGEKLCVVLSQCLSQHGYSPLSADRKSTLRGQISATIQPDNTIRKLIESRVQNYLLASLEFSQHKTPPPLPGGLAPVSRELKELAVRFSRLINFNKLVFSPFYQKILHKILTTGESPSTET; encoded by the exons ATGCCAAAAGAGGGAGACAACGAGTCGAAGGAGGAGAGGACACAGGACGCTCCTGAGGAGACAGTGAGGAAGAGGGTCCGAGCAAATACTCCGAGCCCACACAGGGGAAACACTCCTCAAG CCAGCCCCTCCAGGTTTGTCTCTGTGGAGGAGCtgatggagacagctaaaggaGTCACCAACATGGCTTTGGCCCATGAAATAATGGTCAACGATGCTTTTCAAGTCAAACCTGCAGAGCTTCCTGAAGGGAG TCCTGTGGCCCTGTACAGTTTGGAGCGCAAAGTGAAAGAGATTGTGCACAAAGCATTCTGGGATTGTTTGGAGGCTCAGTTGAAGGAGAATCCGCCAACGTACGAACATTCCATCAAACTGCTGGCTGAGATCAAAGAG ACACTGCTATCTTTCTTGCTGCCTGGCCACGGTCGTCTGCGCTCCCGTATCGATGAGGTTCTGGATCTGCCTCTAATCCAGCAGCAGGCTGAGAATGGAGCGCTTGACATCAGTCAGCTGTCCCACTTCATTGTTGGGATGATGGGCTCGTTGTGCGCCCCCTGCAGAGATGAGGACATCGATAAGCTGAAGCAGATCACCGATATTGTGCCTCTGCTCAA GGCTATATTCTCTGTGCTGGACCTGATGAAGGTGGACATGGCTAACTTTGCCCTGACTAGCATCAGACCTCATCTGATGCAACAATCGGTTGAGTTTGAGAGGAGCAAGTTCCAAGAGTTTCTGGAGAAACACCCCA ATGCCTTAGACTACACTGAGAAGTGGCTTGAGGACACAGTGAGATGCCTGAGAGAGCCCGGGGCGGATGGATCTAGTGCTGCCACATCTGACCCTCCCTTACTCCTCCCCGTTAATGTCCATAATCATGCCTATCTACGCCTGCTGAGGTGGGACCACACCTCAGACCCCTTCCCAGAG ACAGTGTTGATGGATCAAGTTCGGTTTCAGGAGATGCATCATGAGGCTGAGCAATTAGTCCTGCTCTCCTCTGTGCTCCTCATCGTCTACACTACAACAGGGGAGGCTATCTCAGGCCTGCCGGGGCTGATGGAGACTCTTAAAAGCACTGTTAATGTCCTGCttgcagacatgcacacacc GTCTTTTAGTGCACAAGAGGCCTTAGCGACCATCGGAGAGAAACTGTGTGTTGTGCTGAGTCAGTGTCTAAGCCAACATGGCTACTCTCCATTGTCAGCTGACCGAAAGAGCACTCTGAGGGGACAAATCTCTGCTACCATCCAGCCAGACAACACAATCCGCAAACTGATAG AGTCTCGGGTTCAGAACTATCTCCTGGCTTCGCTGGAGTTCAGTCAACATAagacccctcctcctctcccaggAGGTCTGGCTCCAGTCAGCAGGGAGCTGAAGGAGCTTGCTGTTCGCTTCAGTCGCCTCATCAACTTCAACAAGCTGGTCTTCTCCCCTTTCTACCAAAAGATTCTTCATAAAATACTGACAACAGGGGAGAGTCCCAGCACAGAGACGTAA
- the tcp11l1 gene encoding T-complex protein 11-like protein 1 isoform X2, protein MPKEGDNESKEERTQDAPEETVRKRVRANTPSPHRGNTPQASPSRFVSVEELMETAKGVTNMALAHEIMVNDAFQVKPAELPEGSLERKVKEIVHKAFWDCLEAQLKENPPTYEHSIKLLAEIKETLLSFLLPGHGRLRSRIDEVLDLPLIQQQAENGALDISQLSHFIVGMMGSLCAPCRDEDIDKLKQITDIVPLLKAIFSVLDLMKVDMANFALTSIRPHLMQQSVEFERSKFQEFLEKHPNALDYTEKWLEDTVRCLREPGADGSSAATSDPPLLLPVNVHNHAYLRLLRWDHTSDPFPETVLMDQVRFQEMHHEAEQLVLLSSVLLIVYTTTGEAISGLPGLMETLKSTVNVLLADMHTPSFSAQEALATIGEKLCVVLSQCLSQHGYSPLSADRKSTLRGQISATIQPDNTIRKLIESRVQNYLLASLEFSQHKTPPPLPGGLAPVSRELKELAVRFSRLINFNKLVFSPFYQKILHKILTTGESPSTET, encoded by the exons ATGCCAAAAGAGGGAGACAACGAGTCGAAGGAGGAGAGGACACAGGACGCTCCTGAGGAGACAGTGAGGAAGAGGGTCCGAGCAAATACTCCGAGCCCACACAGGGGAAACACTCCTCAAG CCAGCCCCTCCAGGTTTGTCTCTGTGGAGGAGCtgatggagacagctaaaggaGTCACCAACATGGCTTTGGCCCATGAAATAATGGTCAACGATGCTTTTCAAGTCAAACCTGCAGAGCTTCCTGAAGGGAG TTTGGAGCGCAAAGTGAAAGAGATTGTGCACAAAGCATTCTGGGATTGTTTGGAGGCTCAGTTGAAGGAGAATCCGCCAACGTACGAACATTCCATCAAACTGCTGGCTGAGATCAAAGAG ACACTGCTATCTTTCTTGCTGCCTGGCCACGGTCGTCTGCGCTCCCGTATCGATGAGGTTCTGGATCTGCCTCTAATCCAGCAGCAGGCTGAGAATGGAGCGCTTGACATCAGTCAGCTGTCCCACTTCATTGTTGGGATGATGGGCTCGTTGTGCGCCCCCTGCAGAGATGAGGACATCGATAAGCTGAAGCAGATCACCGATATTGTGCCTCTGCTCAA GGCTATATTCTCTGTGCTGGACCTGATGAAGGTGGACATGGCTAACTTTGCCCTGACTAGCATCAGACCTCATCTGATGCAACAATCGGTTGAGTTTGAGAGGAGCAAGTTCCAAGAGTTTCTGGAGAAACACCCCA ATGCCTTAGACTACACTGAGAAGTGGCTTGAGGACACAGTGAGATGCCTGAGAGAGCCCGGGGCGGATGGATCTAGTGCTGCCACATCTGACCCTCCCTTACTCCTCCCCGTTAATGTCCATAATCATGCCTATCTACGCCTGCTGAGGTGGGACCACACCTCAGACCCCTTCCCAGAG ACAGTGTTGATGGATCAAGTTCGGTTTCAGGAGATGCATCATGAGGCTGAGCAATTAGTCCTGCTCTCCTCTGTGCTCCTCATCGTCTACACTACAACAGGGGAGGCTATCTCAGGCCTGCCGGGGCTGATGGAGACTCTTAAAAGCACTGTTAATGTCCTGCttgcagacatgcacacacc GTCTTTTAGTGCACAAGAGGCCTTAGCGACCATCGGAGAGAAACTGTGTGTTGTGCTGAGTCAGTGTCTAAGCCAACATGGCTACTCTCCATTGTCAGCTGACCGAAAGAGCACTCTGAGGGGACAAATCTCTGCTACCATCCAGCCAGACAACACAATCCGCAAACTGATAG AGTCTCGGGTTCAGAACTATCTCCTGGCTTCGCTGGAGTTCAGTCAACATAagacccctcctcctctcccaggAGGTCTGGCTCCAGTCAGCAGGGAGCTGAAGGAGCTTGCTGTTCGCTTCAGTCGCCTCATCAACTTCAACAAGCTGGTCTTCTCCCCTTTCTACCAAAAGATTCTTCATAAAATACTGACAACAGGGGAGAGTCCCAGCACAGAGACGTAA